Below is a window of Culturomica massiliensis DNA.
GTTAGGGCATTTTCCGTATATATTGTCTATAAAATTTTGTTCTTCCGGTGTGTTGAGAGCAGTTGTATTTTCGAAAAGTATGTATAAATCATAGATGTGTTTTCGGACTTCCCGCAGTATATCCTGTACTTGCCAGATAAAAATCCCTGCGTTCCATAAAAAATCCCCGGATTCAAAAAATTTAGCCGCTAATTCCAGGTCCGGTTTTTCGGTAAAGGTTTTAACGGCACTTATTTTTTCAGATTTCATCAGGGGTTTGGTCTGGATGTATCCGTATTGGGTTTCTGCCCGGGAAGGAGTAATCCCAACGGTCAGCAATCCTCCGTGAGTACGGGCAAACTCGATCCCATCGCGGAGATCATTCAGGTAAGCTTCGTCGTTGGTGATAAAATGGTCGGAAGGAAGGACCACCATTGTAGCTTCCGGATTGATGCTTTTTATTTTTGAAGCGGCATAGGTAATACAGGTGGCCGTATTCCGCCGGAGTGGTTCTTTCAATATGTTACCTACCGGAATTTCGGGTATTTGTTTCCGGGTAATGGCTTCGTATTCCTTACCTGTAACAATGAAGATATGCTCGTGATCGAATAAACGGTTTACCCTTTCATAGGTCTGACGGATAAAACTTTTTCCGACCCCGAGAATATCGGAGAATTGTTTGGGACAAGCCTGATTACTCACGGGCCAAAAGCGTTTCCCGATACCGCCTGCCATAATAACACAGTATGACTCTGGATTCATTATTTCTTTTATTTTTCTATTTTTACTTCTACTGTCCGAATGTACTAAATAAATACGTGATTTATTTATATTTTTCTTTTAAATTTCCGAAAGGAACCATTATTTCATATAACTTTGAACGGTAAAAACCGTTGTTATCGTAAGATGAAATTTTTATACAAGCTTGGCTCTTATCTTTTATTTATCCGGAAAGCCTTTTCCCGTCCGGAGAAGAGAAGCGTGTACGTGAAAGAGTTGGTTGCCGAATTCGGAAAATTGGGATTGAATTCCATTATGCTCGTGGTAATTATTTCTTTCTTTATCGGGGCCGTGCTTACTTTACAGACGGCTTACAATATGGCAAATCCGCTTTTGCCGCGCTATCTGATCGGTTATCTTACACGGGAGACCCTTTTACTGGAATTTTCATCTACGATAGTGAGTCTTATTCTGGCCGGGAAAATCGGAAGTAATATTGCTTCGGAGATCGGGAGTATGAAGATCACCGAGCAAATTGAAGCGTTGGAAGTTATGGGGGTTAATTCTGTTTCTTATCTGGTAGGACCTAAGATCATCGCTTCATTTATTATTAATCCGGTGTTGTATATTTTCAGTGTATTTATCGGAATATTGGGGGGATTATTTTCCGGCATATTAAGTGGAGTCGTAAATTTTGAGGATTTTCTCTATGGCTTACATTTTTCGTTTAATCCTTATTATGTGACTTATTCCATTATCAAGACTCTTTTCTTTGCATTTATATTTACTTCGATACCGGCATTTTACGGATATAATGTACAGGGAGGTGCGCTCGAGGTCGGGAAAGCCGGGACAAAAGCGGTTGTCGACAGCAGTATTGCTATTCTGACGGCCAATCTGATATTAACCCAAATTCTATTGTAATGATCAGGGCAGAAGGAATATATAAATCGTTTGAGGAAAAGCGGGTGTTGTCCGATATCAATGTTGCGTTTGATTCGGGTAAGGTAAACCTGATTATCGGAAAAAGCGGATCGGGTAAAACGGTGTTGCTGAAGTCCCTGATCGGATTACATACAATTGATAAAGGTAAAATTTATTACGGCGACCGGGAAATTACGGGTATGAACATTCGTCAGCTAAAAGTGATACGGGAGGAGATCGGAGTCGTTTTTCAGGGAGGGGCTTTGTTCGATTCTCTGACGGTGCTGGAAAATGTTAAATTCCCCTTGAATCTGTTTACCGATATGACGGAGACGGAAAAGAACGAAAGGGCATTGTCCTGTCTTAGCCGGGTAAATTTGAGCGGAGCCGATAATGCCTATCCGGCAGAGATCAGCGGGGGTATGAAGAAAAGAGTTGCTATTGCCAGAGCTATTGTTTTGAAACCCCGTTTTCTGTTTTGTGATGAGCCGAACTCCGGACTGGATCCTTTGACCTCTATCGTTATTGATAACCTGATCCGGGAAATCACCCATGAATACGATATGACGACAATCGTCAATACCCACGATATGAATTCGGTTTTTGAAATCGGCGAGAAAATTGTTTTTATAAATGAAGGGCGGAAAGCCTGGGAAGGGACAAAGGAGGAAATTGCAAATACGGATAACAAGGAATTGAACGATTTTATCTTCTCTTCCGATTTGTACAAAAGAATTAAGATGTGCTTATGAGAACAATACTGAAAGATATCGGTTGCTGCGTAATAATATTACTGTGTATTGTGGCTTGTACCCATAAAAAAGCAGCCCTCGACCGGGAGAAGTTTACGGCTTTGCTGATCGATATGCATATGGCGGACGGAGCTCTTTCTTTGTCACAAGGATATAGCACCAATCATGAAAAAAGGAATTATGCTTATTACAATAGTGTATTTGATAAGTATGGAATAGACCGGGCGGAGTTTGATTCTTGCATGCGTTATTATTCGGCACAGGCTGCTTTGTTTGATGAGATATACGATATCGTTATCGATAGCCTGAATCGTCGGTTGACCGAGCAAAACCGGCGGCTGGCCGAGTTGAGAGCCGGAGATTCGATCAATTATTTCCCACAGCCGGACACCTTGTTGCTGGATACTTTGAATCCGGTCTGGGTGACAGAAATAGACAGTATTGTGCCGGGAAACTACAAATTTTCAACCACGGTAAAATTCGATACGCTGGAGAAAAAAAGGTCGAACAGAATTGTAGCATTCTTCCTCTCCCCGGATAATAAAGATACCTTGCATGTCCGGGAGATACGTATGTCCTCGGATACCGTCCGGCGGCATTACGAATGGTCGCAATATGTTGATTCGGCTTATAACCGGTTGATCATTAAGATTGCAGATACCGACCGTCCGGAAAAGCTAAAGTATAAGCGGGGGAGAATTTGGGGAACGACCTTGTACAGGCCCTATACATCTCCTAAAACCATAGAACGCCTGAAAAAATCTTTGTCTCCGGGGAAAGCGG
It encodes the following:
- a CDS encoding mannose-1-phosphate guanylyltransferase → MAGGIGKRFWPVSNQACPKQFSDILGVGKSFIRQTYERVNRLFDHEHIFIVTGKEYEAITRKQIPEIPVGNILKEPLRRNTATCITYAASKIKSINPEATMVVLPSDHFITNDEAYLNDLRDGIEFARTHGGLLTVGITPSRAETQYGYIQTKPLMKSEKISAVKTFTEKPDLELAAKFFESGDFLWNAGIFIWQVQDILREVRKHIYDLYILFENTTALNTPEEQNFIDNIYGKCPNLSIDFGIMEKSSKVYVLKGSFGWSDVGTWHAFHALKTKDEDNNSTNSTHVLFRDSHNCIVNVPSRKKVIVHGANNLIIAENKNYLMICHIKDEDHIKHFEKQLKYKK
- a CDS encoding MlaE family ABC transporter permease encodes the protein MKFLYKLGSYLLFIRKAFSRPEKRSVYVKELVAEFGKLGLNSIMLVVIISFFIGAVLTLQTAYNMANPLLPRYLIGYLTRETLLLEFSSTIVSLILAGKIGSNIASEIGSMKITEQIEALEVMGVNSVSYLVGPKIIASFIINPVLYIFSVFIGILGGLFSGILSGVVNFEDFLYGLHFSFNPYYVTYSIIKTLFFAFIFTSIPAFYGYNVQGGALEVGKAGTKAVVDSSIAILTANLILTQILL
- a CDS encoding ABC transporter ATP-binding protein, with translation MIRAEGIYKSFEEKRVLSDINVAFDSGKVNLIIGKSGSGKTVLLKSLIGLHTIDKGKIYYGDREITGMNIRQLKVIREEIGVVFQGGALFDSLTVLENVKFPLNLFTDMTETEKNERALSCLSRVNLSGADNAYPAEISGGMKKRVAIARAIVLKPRFLFCDEPNSGLDPLTSIVIDNLIREITHEYDMTTIVNTHDMNSVFEIGEKIVFINEGRKAWEGTKEEIANTDNKELNDFIFSSDLYKRIKMCL
- a CDS encoding DUF4296 domain-containing protein, with the translated sequence MRTILKDIGCCVIILLCIVACTHKKAALDREKFTALLIDMHMADGALSLSQGYSTNHEKRNYAYYNSVFDKYGIDRAEFDSCMRYYSAQAALFDEIYDIVIDSLNRRLTEQNRRLAELRAGDSINYFPQPDTLLLDTLNPVWVTEIDSIVPGNYKFSTTVKFDTLEKKRSNRIVAFFLSPDNKDTLHVREIRMSSDTVRRHYEWSQYVDSAYNRLIIKIADTDRPEKLKYKRGRIWGTTLYRPYTSPKTIERLKKSLSPGKAEAAIVPADDILLRPERSKVPVKSPVKR